One part of the Treponema sp. OMZ 787 genome encodes these proteins:
- a CDS encoding adenine phosphoribosyltransferase: MKDKIIDEAIRRVPDFPKKGILFYDITGILVNPKVFSYCLDKMTEMYKDEKIDAIAAIEARGFIFAAPLAYKMGIPLILIRKKGKLPGETYSASYDLEYGQAAVEVHKTDVVKGQKVLLLDDLIATGGTLNAARTIIEEGGAEVIGFCGVVGLPFLNYNKVLKDLPVKTLIEYDSEKI; encoded by the coding sequence ATGAAAGATAAAATAATAGATGAAGCCATAAGGCGTGTACCTGATTTCCCTAAAAAAGGAATTCTTTTTTATGATATTACCGGCATCTTGGTCAATCCTAAAGTTTTTAGTTATTGCCTTGATAAGATGACGGAAATGTATAAGGATGAAAAGATAGATGCTATTGCTGCCATTGAGGCACGCGGCTTTATTTTTGCCGCCCCCCTTGCATATAAAATGGGAATACCTCTTATTTTAATTAGAAAAAAAGGAAAACTCCCCGGAGAAACATACTCTGCCTCATATGACCTTGAGTATGGACAGGCCGCTGTTGAAGTTCATAAAACCGATGTGGTAAAGGGTCAAAAAGTCCTTTTATTGGATGATTTGATAGCTACAGGAGGAACATTAAATGCTGCACGAACTATTATAGAAGAGGGCGGAGCTGAGGTAATCGGTTTTTGCGGGGTAGTGGGCTTACCGTTTTTAAATTATAACAAGGTTCTCAAGGATTTGCCTGTAAAAACCCTTATAGAATATGACAGCGAAAAAATTTAG
- a CDS encoding V-type ATP synthase subunit A has product MTKTKGKVVGINGNMISVAFEGLVTLNEVGYVEVGSKKLKSEVIRIRGDIAQLQVFEITKGIKVGDVVEFTGDLLSVELGPGLLGQVYDGLQNPLPELAEKAGYFLERGIYLNALSRTAKWHFTPVAKEGDDLKRADLLGTVPEGSFTHRIMIPFNMYGSYKLKSIKPEGDYTVDDTIAEVTDERGNVIPLTMSFKWPVKRPIDCYAERLKPTETLVTKMRTMDTFFPVAKGGTYCIPGPFGAGKTVLQHATSRNADVDIVIIAACGERAGEVVETLTEFPELKDPKTGRTLMERTIIICNTSSMPVAAREASVYTGVTLAEYYRQMGLDVLLLADSTSRWAQALREMSGRLEEIPGEEAFPAYLESYIAAFYERAGIVRLSDGSKGSVTIGGTVSPAGGNFEEPVTQATLKVVGAFHGLSRERSDARKYPAIHPLDSWSKYPSVLPSEQVKYGRSFLRRGTEVEQMMKVVGEEGTSIEDFIIYLKGDLLDAVYLQQNSFDKVDDAVSVERQQHIYNILVEILGSSFKFISKDEARSYFSKLKLMFIDYNYSPWGSDAFKSHEDGIKKLIAEKADSLEDRAKKLLKQAV; this is encoded by the coding sequence ATGACTAAAACAAAAGGAAAGGTAGTCGGTATTAACGGTAACATGATAAGCGTTGCTTTTGAAGGCTTGGTTACCCTTAATGAAGTAGGCTATGTTGAAGTTGGTTCAAAAAAACTAAAAAGCGAGGTCATCCGTATTCGAGGTGATATAGCTCAGCTTCAAGTATTTGAAATTACAAAGGGAATAAAGGTTGGGGATGTTGTCGAATTCACAGGAGATCTTCTTTCTGTAGAGTTAGGTCCCGGTCTTTTAGGTCAGGTTTATGACGGACTGCAAAACCCTCTACCGGAGCTTGCAGAAAAAGCCGGCTATTTTTTGGAAAGAGGTATTTATCTAAATGCTCTTTCCCGCACAGCAAAATGGCATTTTACTCCTGTTGCTAAGGAAGGTGATGATCTTAAGCGTGCCGACTTGCTTGGAACCGTACCTGAAGGCAGTTTTACCCACCGCATCATGATTCCTTTTAATATGTACGGATCTTATAAATTAAAATCTATAAAACCTGAGGGCGATTATACTGTAGATGACACAATAGCCGAGGTTACCGATGAAAGAGGAAATGTAATTCCTCTTACCATGAGCTTTAAGTGGCCTGTAAAACGCCCGATTGATTGCTATGCAGAGCGTTTAAAGCCTACTGAAACATTGGTTACAAAGATGAGAACAATGGATACATTCTTCCCTGTTGCTAAGGGCGGAACTTATTGTATTCCCGGTCCCTTCGGTGCAGGAAAAACCGTTTTACAGCATGCTACCAGCCGAAATGCTGATGTCGACATAGTAATTATCGCAGCCTGCGGCGAGCGTGCTGGTGAGGTTGTAGAAACACTTACCGAATTCCCGGAGCTTAAAGACCCCAAAACAGGTCGAACCCTTATGGAAAGAACGATAATCATCTGTAACACTTCTTCGATGCCAGTTGCAGCCCGTGAAGCTTCAGTTTATACCGGTGTAACTCTTGCAGAATACTACCGCCAAATGGGATTGGATGTTCTTCTTCTTGCAGACTCTACAAGCCGCTGGGCTCAGGCTCTTCGAGAAATGTCGGGCCGCTTGGAAGAAATCCCTGGTGAAGAAGCCTTCCCTGCCTATCTTGAATCCTACATAGCTGCCTTCTACGAAAGAGCCGGTATTGTCCGCCTAAGCGACGGATCAAAGGGTTCCGTTACAATCGGAGGCACCGTATCGCCTGCGGGCGGTAACTTTGAAGAGCCTGTAACTCAGGCTACGCTAAAGGTTGTAGGTGCCTTCCACGGTCTTTCACGCGAACGATCCGATGCCCGAAAGTACCCCGCTATTCACCCGCTTGATTCCTGGTCAAAGTATCCGAGTGTTCTTCCTTCAGAACAAGTTAAGTACGGAAGAAGCTTTTTACGCCGAGGTACCGAGGTTGAGCAGATGATGAAGGTTGTAGGTGAAGAAGGAACAAGCATCGAAGACTTTATCATTTACTTAAAAGGCGACTTACTTGATGCCGTTTACTTACAGCAAAACTCCTTTGATAAGGTAGACGATGCAGTTTCGGTTGAGAGACAGCAGCATATATATAATATTTTGGTTGAGATTTTAGGTTCTTCATTCAAATTTATTTCTAAGGATGAAGCCCGCTCTTATTTCAGCAAACTTAAACTTATGTTTATCGACTATAACTACTCGCCTTGGGGCTCGGATGCATTTAAATCCCATGAAGACGGAATTAAAAAGCTCATCGCCGAAAAAGCGGATAGCTTAGAGGATAGAGCAAAAAAATTATTGAAGCAGGCGGTGTAA